The Candidatus Woesearchaeota archaeon sequence CAATCTTTTGCTGCGCAAAAGCTTGTATTGTGCCGGGTGGGCTTCGCGTTGCTCATCCCACCGAACACGTTGTGTGGCAAATATGGTTATCGTGTGCGCGAAGCGCCGTTTTTTCCGGAGGAAAAAACGCCGTCCGTCGTCCACAACAGTTTTTTTGCGTTAGCAAAAAAAATGTTGGTTGTTATGGACGCGTCGGGATTTGAACCCGAGGCCCCAACGTTGCGAACGTTGTGCTCTACCAGGCTGAGCTACGCGCCCAATAAGAACGTGCGTATAACAAGAGGTTTATAAAGCTGGCGGCGCAGCAGTACCGTTAATTCGTCCGTAACCTTTATATACAATCCGTCGTTTTCTTAACTATAGTTAAGTTTGAGGGGAACATGACACAAATAACCCAGTTAGTGCCCAACACCAAAACAGCAACATTCGAAGACATGAAAACATTCGAAATCAATAGGGAGACCTATGACCATTTTAATGAGGAAAATCTCACGTTCAAGGCAGAGGAGGGCATCACTGAAGAATTGGTGTATGTTATCTCAAAACAGAAAAACGAGCCGGACTGGATGCTGCAAAAGCGGCTCGAAGGGCTGCGATTATTCCACCAACTAAAAATGCCTGACTGGGGCCCGTCACTGAACGAACTCGACCTTTCAAAAATTCATTTCTTTGTGCTGCCTGATGCAAAACAAAATGCGCGCACGTGGGATGATGTGCCTGATGACATCAAGAAAACATTTGACAAGCTCGGCATCCCTGAAGCGGAAAAAAACGCGCTCGCTGGTGTGGGCGCGCAATACGAATCACAGGTAGTCTATCACAATCTAAAAAAAGAATGGGAAGACCAAGGTGTTGTATTTCTGGACTGTGATGAAGCGCTCCAAAAATATCCTGACCTCGTGAAAAAATATTTCATGACAACCTGTGTTCCAACGGGGCTCCATAAATTCGCAGCGCTCCACGCAGCGGTCTGGTCAGGAGGAACATTTATTTACATTCCCAAGGGGGTCAAACTCAAAAGCCCCTTGCAGGCATACTTCAGAATGAACGCAAAAAAAGGAGGACAATTCGAGCACACGCTCATCATTGTCGATGAAGGAGCAGAAGTGCAGTACATCGAAGGATGTTCTGCACCATCATACACGGAAAATTCCCTGCACGCCGGCTGTGTTGAAATTCACGTTCTCAAAGGCGCACGCGCGAGATACTCAAGCATTGAAAATTGGAGCAGGAATACCTACAACCTTAACACCAAGCGTGCAGTGGTGTATGAGGACGGAGTGATTGAGTGGGTCAACGGCAACATGGGCAGCCATGTGACCATGCTGTACCCATGCTCAATTCTTCTTGGCGACCGTTCAAAATCAGACTTTATCGGCATCGCCTTTGCAGGCAAAGGACAAAATCAGGACACGGGCTGCAAGACAATTCATGTCGGAAAAAACACGGGCTCAACCATCCTGTCAAAATCTATCAGCAAAGAAGGAGGCATCACGAGCTACCGCGGCTTGTTAAGCATCAAGCCCAGCGCAAAAAACGCGACCTCAAGCGTGAAGTGCGACGCGCTGATGATGGACAGCGAATCACAATCAAACACGTACCCGTACATGGACATTAAAGACAGCAGCGCCGAAATTGCGCATGAAGCAACCGTCGGAAAAATTAGCGAAGAACAAATTTTTTATCTCATGAGCCGCGGACTTGATGAAGACACCGCAACCCAAATGATTGTGTCCGGCTTTATTGAGCCGATTGTCAAACAACTCCCTTTGGAATATGCCGTCGAGCTGAACCGACTCATTGAATTGGAAATGGAAGGCTCGCTCGGATAATTCTGGTGACACTATGCACACAAAGATATCGCCCTTTTTTGAAAACGAACCGGAATGGCTTGTTCGATACCGACAGGACGCAAGAGAAAAAATAATCAAGACCGCTCTTCCATTATTTCGCCACGGATTGAGCATTTCGATTGATCCAATGTTTGACTTTGAGAGGATTGTGACAAAGCAGATAACACCGCACAGGATTATCAAGGTGAATACTGGAAACGCGCAGGTGTTTGAAGGCGCGGAAGTCTTTTCCAGTCCCTACACTGCTTTTCTTGCTTCTTTTTTTAGTGATGAATGGAAAGACGCTGACGACGAAAACAAACTGTATTATCTCAATCAAGCGGGAATGAACGACTTTGTGTTGATTGTACTGCCCAAAAACAGCGAACAAACACAATCGATCGAAATCAATACGGACATCATCGAAACACCCCACATAACAACCATTCTCATTCTCGCCGAACAACAGAGCAAGGGAAAAATAGTCATCACCAAAAAATACGAAACCGATGGCTACTGCGCAGAAACCATTCGCGCCATCGCACAACAAGGAAGCACGGTGGAAATCATCACGCTTGAACACGGCACGGGAAAAAGCATTGCCATTGAAAAACGAAAAGCACGTGTGCACAAAAATGCAACTGTTAATTGGGTTGATGTTCGCCTCGGAACTGAATACACCAAAAACGAGATTGTGACATCACTGGCTGAAGAAGGCGCTTCGACAAAAAATACCGTGCTCTATCTTGCCCGCCACAAACAAAAATATGATATTTTTACCTCGTCACGCCACGATGCACCCCGCACCACTTCAGATATTTTCACCCGCGGCGTGCTCAACGATCAATCAAAAGGACTTAGCAGGGGACTTGTACATATCGGCATAAACGCAGCCGGCTCCAACGGATACGAAAAACAAGACGCCCTGCTTTTGAGTGATACCGCAGAAGCAGATGCCATTCCCAATCTTGAAATCAACAACCATGACGTCAAGTGCAGCCACGGCTCAACCGTCGGCCCCATTAACCCGGAAAAAATGTTTTACCTCATGAGCAAGGGGCTAGGAAAAAAAGACGCGCAACAACTTATCGTTGAAGGATATTTTACACCAGTGATTGAAACATTTACTGATGAGGCGCTCAAAGAAAAAGTGCGGGAAACTATACGCGAGGCGCTGGCATGATAACCGACCAACAAACCCAAGAGCTGCGCAAAGACTTCCCACTCTTGCGAACGAAAATGAACGACAAGAAGTTGGTTTACTTAGACAATGCTGCGACCACCCAAAAACCAAAACAGGTCATCCAAGCAATCAAAGAATTTTATGAAAAAGACAATGCGAATATCCACCGTGGTATTTACACGTTGAGTGAACAAGCAACACAAAGGTATGAAGACGCAAAAAAAACAGTCGCTGGATTTATCAACGCTCGGCCAGACGAAATCATCTGTACGAGAAGCACAACAGAATCACTCAACCTGCTTGCCTTCACGCTGCCTGAATTATTCACCGGCAAAGATGAAAGAACCGAAATCGTGCTCACCGAGATGGAACACCATGCGAACCTCGTGCCATGGCAGCAGGTTGCAAAGAGAAAAGGATGGACGCTGAAATTCATTCGGATGAAAGAGGATTTCACGCTTGACTATGAGGACGCAAAGAAAAAGATATCAGAAAAAACAGCGATTGTTTCAGTCGGGCATGTTTCAAATGCACTTGGCACAATAAATGATGTTGAAACGATATGCCGAATCGCGCACGAAAAAGGGGCATTGTTCATTGTCGATGCTGCCCAAAGTGCGCCGCACATGCCGATTGACGCCAAAAAGATTGGCTGTGACTTCCTCGCATTTTCCGGCCACAAGATGTGTGGACCAACCGGTATCGGCGTGCTGTTTGGCAGAAAAGAACTCCTTGAAAAAATGCCGCCATTCAACACCGGCGGTGATATGATTCGAAAAGTCACCTACGAAAATGCTGAATGGAACGACGTGCCGATGAAATTTGAAGCCGGTACACCAAATATTGCTGGAGCAATCGGAC is a genomic window containing:
- the sufB gene encoding Fe-S cluster assembly protein SufB, whose amino-acid sequence is MTQITQLVPNTKTATFEDMKTFEINRETYDHFNEENLTFKAEEGITEELVYVISKQKNEPDWMLQKRLEGLRLFHQLKMPDWGPSLNELDLSKIHFFVLPDAKQNARTWDDVPDDIKKTFDKLGIPEAEKNALAGVGAQYESQVVYHNLKKEWEDQGVVFLDCDEALQKYPDLVKKYFMTTCVPTGLHKFAALHAAVWSGGTFIYIPKGVKLKSPLQAYFRMNAKKGGQFEHTLIIVDEGAEVQYIEGCSAPSYTENSLHAGCVEIHVLKGARARYSSIENWSRNTYNLNTKRAVVYEDGVIEWVNGNMGSHVTMLYPCSILLGDRSKSDFIGIAFAGKGQNQDTGCKTIHVGKNTGSTILSKSISKEGGITSYRGLLSIKPSAKNATSSVKCDALMMDSESQSNTYPYMDIKDSSAEIAHEATVGKISEEQIFYLMSRGLDEDTATQMIVSGFIEPIVKQLPLEYAVELNRLIELEMEGSLG
- a CDS encoding SufD family Fe-S cluster assembly protein, with amino-acid sequence MHTKISPFFENEPEWLVRYRQDAREKIIKTALPLFRHGLSISIDPMFDFERIVTKQITPHRIIKVNTGNAQVFEGAEVFSSPYTAFLASFFSDEWKDADDENKLYYLNQAGMNDFVLIVLPKNSEQTQSIEINTDIIETPHITTILILAEQQSKGKIVITKKYETDGYCAETIRAIAQQGSTVEIITLEHGTGKSIAIEKRKARVHKNATVNWVDVRLGTEYTKNEIVTSLAEEGASTKNTVLYLARHKQKYDIFTSSRHDAPRTTSDIFTRGVLNDQSKGLSRGLVHIGINAAGSNGYEKQDALLLSDTAEADAIPNLEINNHDVKCSHGSTVGPINPEKMFYLMSKGLGKKDAQQLIVEGYFTPVIETFTDEALKEKVRETIREALA
- a CDS encoding cysteine desulfurase, giving the protein MITDQQTQELRKDFPLLRTKMNDKKLVYLDNAATTQKPKQVIQAIKEFYEKDNANIHRGIYTLSEQATQRYEDAKKTVAGFINARPDEIICTRSTTESLNLLAFTLPELFTGKDERTEIVLTEMEHHANLVPWQQVAKRKGWTLKFIRMKEDFTLDYEDAKKKISEKTAIVSVGHVSNALGTINDVETICRIAHEKGALFIVDAAQSAPHMPIDAKKIGCDFLAFSGHKMCGPTGIGVLFGRKELLEKMPPFNTGGDMIRKVTYENAEWNDVPMKFEAGTPNIAGAIGLAAAIEYLKKIGMENIEAHEKELLKYTLEKIKKVENITIYNAGIENSSGILSFNFKNIHAHDVAAVLSDEGICIRGGHHCAMPLMNKLGIAGTARASFYLYNTTKDIDRFINALKKIQKLFR